A part of Kitasatospora acidiphila genomic DNA contains:
- a CDS encoding hemolysin family protein has product MNETLQDAALVLVFILLGGLFNIAEISLISLREGQIRTLAERGTKRASRAAHLAADPNRFLAAVQVGVTCMGFLSAAFGADTLAGKLSPVFVRMGLSKGVADLVALVGLTLVISYISLVLGELTPKRIGLQRAESIALLAAPVVDVMSVVLRPVIWLLGRSTNLMVRLLGGDPKAGRGSMSSEELRGLVAANTELGSDERALIADVFAAGERQLREVMVPRTEVTFLDADQPLTEVREETSTSPHSRYPVVDGSYDSVVGFVHVRDLYRARGEQALRVREIARPVKLLPATKKVLEAMSEMRREGHHLAIVVDEYGGTAGIVTLEDLVEEVIGEIRDEYDAQETTATRRLAGGGMEVNGLLNLPDFAEETGVTLPEGPYETVAGFVVAELGALPEVGDVVRTSDGLLLTVAGLDGRRIDRIRVTAPPAPQQPAEGPAETGS; this is encoded by the coding sequence GTGAACGAAACCCTCCAGGACGCGGCTCTCGTCCTGGTCTTCATCCTGCTGGGCGGCCTCTTCAACATCGCCGAGATCTCGCTGATCTCGCTGCGCGAGGGGCAGATCCGCACCCTGGCCGAACGCGGCACCAAGCGTGCCTCGCGAGCCGCCCACCTGGCCGCCGACCCCAACCGCTTCCTGGCCGCGGTGCAGGTCGGGGTGACCTGCATGGGGTTCCTGTCGGCCGCGTTCGGCGCCGACACGCTGGCCGGCAAGCTCTCCCCGGTGTTCGTTCGGATGGGCCTGTCCAAGGGGGTCGCCGACCTGGTGGCGCTGGTCGGGCTGACCCTGGTGATCTCCTACATCTCGCTGGTGCTGGGCGAGTTGACGCCCAAGCGGATCGGCCTGCAGCGTGCCGAGTCGATCGCGCTGCTGGCCGCGCCGGTGGTCGACGTGATGTCGGTGGTGCTGCGGCCGGTGATCTGGCTGCTCGGCCGCTCCACCAACCTGATGGTCCGGCTGCTCGGCGGCGACCCCAAGGCCGGGCGCGGCAGCATGAGTTCCGAGGAACTGCGCGGCCTGGTCGCGGCCAACACCGAACTGGGCAGCGACGAACGGGCGTTGATCGCCGACGTGTTCGCGGCCGGGGAGCGCCAGCTGCGCGAGGTGATGGTGCCGCGCACCGAGGTGACCTTCCTCGACGCCGACCAGCCGCTCACCGAGGTCCGGGAGGAGACCAGCACCTCGCCGCACTCCCGCTACCCGGTGGTGGACGGCTCCTACGACTCGGTGGTCGGCTTCGTGCACGTCCGCGACCTGTACCGGGCACGCGGCGAACAGGCGCTGCGGGTGCGCGAGATCGCCCGCCCGGTGAAGCTGCTGCCGGCCACCAAGAAGGTGCTGGAGGCGATGAGCGAGATGCGCCGGGAGGGCCACCACCTGGCGATCGTGGTGGACGAGTACGGCGGCACCGCCGGGATCGTCACCCTGGAGGACCTGGTGGAGGAGGTGATCGGGGAGATCCGGGACGAGTACGACGCCCAGGAGACCACTGCCACCCGGCGCCTCGCCGGCGGCGGCATGGAGGTCAACGGCCTGCTCAACCTGCCCGACTTCGCCGAGGAGACCGGGGTCACCCTGCCGGAGGGCCCGTACGAGACGGTGGCCGGCTTCGTGGTCGCGGAGCTGGGCGCGCTGCCGGAGGTCGGCGACGTGGTGCGCACCTCGGACGGCCTGCTGCTCACCGTGGCCGGGCTGGACGGCCGGCGGATCGACCGGATCCGGGTCACCGCGCCACCCGCGCCGCAGCAGCCCGCCGAGGGACCGGCCGAGACCGGGTCCTGA